Proteins from one Bos taurus isolate L1 Dominette 01449 registration number 42190680 breed Hereford chromosome 7, ARS-UCD2.0, whole genome shotgun sequence genomic window:
- the LOC100848799 gene encoding protocadherin beta-12, with the protein MMFWTLLPSAKRALGRQKEQGFKWQTRSYSTRLKSLSLGRFGGHIRGTLPRSGKGEAILQEDFGKGAMEIGGAGVLQIRQVLLFFVLLGMSQAGSDSGRFSVAEEMQSGSIVGNLAKDLGLEVGELSFRGARVVSNDNKQRLQLDINTGDLLLSEALDREELCGFTEPCVLHFQILMKSPLQFLRIELQVKDINDNSPAFLEKEMLLEIPENSPVGAVFLLESAKDLDVGINALKNYTISPNSHFHIKMRVNPDNRKYPELVLDKALDYEDQSELSFILTALDGGSPPKSGSALVRVLVVDINDNSPEFEQPFYEVKISEDSTLGSPVVTVSAWDLDSGKNGEISYMFSHASEDIRKTFEINQKSGEVSLTSPLDFETTESYSIIIQATDGGGLFGKSTLRIEVMDVNDNAPEVTVSSITSPIPENSPETVVMVFSIRDRDSGENGRMICSVSENLQFVLKSSVENYYTLQTERMLDRESQAEYNITITVTDMGTPRLKTEHNITVLVSDVNDNAPTFTQTSYTLWVRENNSPALHIGSVSATDTDAGANAQVTYSLLPPPDPLVPLASLVSINPDNGHLFALTSLDYEALRAFEFRVGATDRGSPALSSQALVRVLVADANDNAPFVLYPLQNASAPCTELVPRAAEPGYLVTKVVAVDGDAGQNAWLSYQLLKATEPGLFGVWAHNGEVRTARLLSERDAPKQRLVVLVKDNGEPPLSASVTLHVLLVDGFSQPYLPAPEAEAAAAAPADPLTVYLVVALASVSSLFLFSVLVFVAVRLCRRGGAASAGRCPVAEGHFPGHLVDVSGTGTLSQSYQYEVCLMGGTGTNEFKFLKPILPNLPTQRTGKEIEENHTSYNSLGFNIQ; encoded by the coding sequence ATGATGTTCTGGACATTGTTACCCAGTGCAAAAAGAGCACTAGGAAGACAAAAAGAACAAGGCTTCAAGTGGCAAACTAGAAGTTATTCAACAAGGTTAAAATCCTTAAGCCTCGGAAGATTCGGTGGACATATCAGAGGCACCTTACCCAGAAGTGGGAAGGGTGAAGCGATTCTGCAGGAAGACTTTGGGAAAGGAGCTATGGAGATTGGAGGGGCAGGCGTTCTGCAGATAAGGCAAGtcctgcttttctttgttttgctgGGGATGTCTCAAGCGGGCTCTGACTCTGGGCGCTTCTCAGTGGCAGAGGAAATGCAGAGTGGGAGCATTGTAGGCAATCTGGCAAAAGACCTGGGGCTGGAAGTGGGTGAGCTATCCTTCAGAGGGGCTCGTGTGGTCTCTAATGATAACAAACAGCGATTGCAGCTGGACATAAATACAGGGGATTTGCTCTTAAGTGAAGCACTAGACCGGGAGGAGCTCTGTGGCTTCACCGAGCCTTGTGTGCTGCATTTCCAGATATTAATGAAAAGCCCCTTGCAGTTTTTAAGGATTGAGCTCCAGGTCAAGGATATAAATGATAACTCTCCTGCcttcttagaaaaagaaatgctcttAGAAATCCCAGAGAACAGTCCTGTCGGTGCTGTGTTCTTACTAGAAAGTGCAAAGGATTTGGATGTAGGAATCAACGCTCTAAAAAACTACACAATAAGCCCCAACTCGCATTTCCATATTAAAATGAGAGTCAATCCGGATAATAGGAAATACCCAGAGTTAGTTCTAGATAAGGCGCTGGATTATGAAGATCAGTCTGAACTCAGTTTCATCCTCACCGCTCTGGATGGCGGGTCTCCGCCTAAGTCCGGGAGTGCCTTGGTCCGGGTGCTGGTCGTGGACATTAATGACAACTCCCCTGAGTTTGAGCAGCCATTTTATGAGGTGAAGATTTCAGAAGATAGCACACTAGGCTCACCAGTTGTCACCGTCTCAGCTTGGGATTTAGATTCCGGGAAAAACGGGGAAATATCATATATGTTTTCCCATGCCTCAGAAGATATTCGCAAGACATTTGAAATTAACCAAAAGTCTGGAGAAGTGAGTTTAACTTCACCCCTGGATTTTGAAACAACTGAATCATATTCCATAATCATTCAAGCCACAGATGGGGGAGGCCTTTTTGGAAAATCAACACTCAGAATTGAGGTGATGGATGTGAATGACAATGCTCCTGAAGTGACTGTGTCATCAATTACCAGCCCAATCCCAGAAAATTCTCCGGAGACTGTGGTTATGGTTTTTAGTATCCGAGATAGAGACTCTGGGGAGAATGGGAGGATGATTTGTTCTGTTTCAGAAAACCTCCAGTTCGTGCTAAAATCTTCAGTTGAGAATTACTACACGTTGCAAACGGAAAGAATGCTGGACAGAGAAAGCCAAGCTGAGTACAACATCACCATCACGGTCACTGACATGGGAACCCCAAGACTGAAAACCGAGCACAACATAACCGTGCTGGTGTCCGACGTCAACGACAACGCCCCCACCTTCACCCAGACCTCCTACACCCTGTGGGTCCGCGAGAACAACAGCCCCGCCCTACACATCGGCAGCGTCAGCGCCACAGACACAGACGCGGGCGCCAACGCCCAGGTCACCTACTCGCTGCTGCCGCCCCCTGACCCGCTCGTGCCCCTCGCCTCCCTCGTGTCCATCAACCCCGACAACGGCCACCTCTTCGCCCTCACGTCCCTGGACTACGAGGCCCTAAGAGCCTTCGAGTTCCGCGTGGGCGCCACCGACCGCGGCTCGCCCGCGCTCAGCAGCCAGGCGCTGGTGCGCGTGCTCGTGGCGGACGCCAACGACAACGCGCCCTTCGTGCTCTACCCGCTGCAGAACGCCTCGGCGCCCTGCACCGAGCTGGTGCCCAGGGCGGCCGAGCCGGGCTACCTGGTGACCAAGGTGGTGGCGGTGGACGGCGACGCGGGCCAGAACGCCTGGCTGTCGTACCAGCTGCTCAAGGCCACGGAGCCCGGGCTGTTCGGCGTGTGGGCGCACAACGGCGAGGTGCGCACGGCGCGGCTGCTGAGCGAGCGCGACGCGCCCAAGCAGCGGCTGGTGGTGCTGGTCAAGGACAACGGCGAGCCGCCGCTGTCGGCCAGCGTCACGCTGCACGTGCTGCTGGTGGACGGCTTCTCGCAGCCCTACCTGCCGGCCCCGGAAGCGGAAGCGGCGGCCGCGGCGCCGGCCGACCCGCTCACCGTCTACCTGGTGGTGGCCTTGGCGTCGGTGTCGTCGCTCTTCCTCTTCTCGGTGCTGGTGTTCGTGGCGGTGCGACTGtgcaggaggggcggggcggccTCGGCGGGTCGCTGCCCGGTGGCCGAGGGCCACTTCCCGGGCCACCTGGTGGACGTCAGCGGCACGGGGACCCTGTCCCAGAGCTACCAGTATGAGGTGTGTCTGATGGGAGGTACTGGGACGAATGAGTTCAAATTCTTGAAGCCGATTCTCCCCAATCTCCCGACCCAACGCACcgggaaagaaatagaggaaaatcatACTTCCTACAATAGCCTTGGGTTCAATATTCAGTGA